The nucleotide sequence GCTGCTTTGGAGAAACATCCATATAGTCTATCTTTGACGGCTGTATAAAAGGAAAATTATCCTTGTATCTGCAGAGCACTCTATCCTCGGTAAAATATCCTTCCTTGTCCAGCTTTGCATTTGCCTGTGCGATCCTGTATTGATCTTCAACATCAGCAGTCATGTATTCGATCCTGTTTGTGGCCCTGCTTTTTTCAACTATCCTGTAAGGTGTTTCTATAAAACCAAATTTATTTACTCTGGCGTATGTGCTGAGCGATGATATAAGTCCGATGTTTGGACCTTCTGGCGTTTCTATGGGACAGACTCTTCCGTAGTGCGAGTAATGAACGTCTCTCACTTCAAAGCCAGCCCTTTCCCTGGATAAACCGCCGGGTCCAAGTGCGCTCAAGCGCCTCTTATGCGTCATCTCTGCTAATGGATTTGTCTGGTCCATGAACTGCGACAACTGGCTCCTGCCAAAGAAATCTCTTATCACGCTTGAAAGGACTTTTGAGTTTATCAAATGATACGGCATCATGGTCTCTACATCATAAATGGACATGCGCTCTTTACAGAAACGCTCCATCCTTGCCAGACCTATCCTAAACTGCTCTGCAAGAAGTTCACCCACTGTTCTTACGCGACGATTACCGAGATGATCGATGTCATCCAGCTCGCCTTCGCCATTCTTTAGATCCAAAAGATACCTTACTACGTTTACGATGGTCTCTTTATCCAAGGCGCTTTTATCTAGCGCCGCCTTCATGCCCAGCTTGCGATTCAATATGTAGCGGCCGACCTTGGTCATGTCATATCTTCTCTTGTCAAAAAATAATCTATCCAATAATTGCTTTGCGCTTTCAAGCGTCAATGGATCGCCTGGCCTCAGGCGCCTATAGATATCAAGAAGGGCTTCCTCCCTGGTCTTTGTATGATCCTTTTCAAGCGTATTCGCGATCTCTGGAATCGTGTCCCTGAATACCTCTAAATAGCGCACGCCAGCATCCCAGAGCTTATCTATATTTTGCTCTGTAAGCGTGGCATTATTCTCCAGGATGATTACATCGTCTACTTCAGGGTGCTTTATATCCTTTACCACGATCCTGCCAACATACTTAAGCAGGCTTGACTTTCTCGCAGGCCTTACGCGCTCCACGCCTGTAAAAAGTCTCATGATCTCTTCATCTGTCTCAAAGCCGAGCGCGCGCAAAAGAATTGTAGCGAGTATCTTTTTGCGCCTGTCAATAAATACGTAAAGCGTGTCATTCGCGTCAAACTCGAACTCCATCCATGCGCCACGACCAGGTATTATCCTGCCTGAATAGATCCTCTTTCCTGTTGTGTGCAGATTCTCCTCGAACGATACACCAGGTGAGCGATGGAGCTGGCTGACAACCACTCTTTCATCGCCATTAATAATAAAGGTACCGTTCTCTGTCATTAGCGGCAGATCGCCTAAATATACCTCTTGCTCTTTGGTGTCTTTCTTTGACTTAAGTCTTATCTTTATCTTGAGAGGTGAGGCAAAGCTTACAGCTCTTTTCTGGCATTCTAATCTGTCATATTTTGACTTGCCCGCAGTATAATACAAAAATTCAAGCCTGTGATTCCCGTCATTGCTCTCAATAGGAAAGACGTCCTCGAACACAGCCTGCAGACCATCGCGCTTACGCTTGGTCTTTGGCTTATCCAGCTGCAAAAAATTGATATAGGACTCCCGCTGTATATCAAGAAGATATGGAATACGCACTACTTCTTTCAGCTTCGCGAAATTCTTGCGCTTTGTCATTAAAACCTCTCTCGTGTAAGGGGTTTATTTCAACTCTACTTTTGCGCCTTGTGCTTCGAGTTTTTTCTTTACTTCTTCGGCTTCTTCTTTGCCAACGCCTTCTTTTACTGTCTTTGGCGCGCCTTCTACAAGGTCCTTTGCCTCTTTAAGGCCAAGGCTTGTGATAGTGCGGATCTCTTTTATGACCTGGATCTTCTTGTCGCCTGCTGCAGCCAGCACCACTGTAAAGGTAGTCTTTTCCTCTTCAGCTGCGGCTCCTGCTGCGCCTGCGCCAGCTACTGCTGCCACTACAGGTGCCTGAGCAGTTACGCCGAATTTCTCTTCGATCGACTTAACAAGATTTGACAGCCCTAGAACAGACATTGTCTCGATCGTGCCAAGCATTTCTTCGATTTTCTTTTCGTCAGCCATTTGATGCCTCCTTGTTTTCTGGTCCGCTCTCTTCTTTTTTCTCAGGTTGCGTTTCCTCTTTATTCTCTAGTTGAACCTCTTCTTTTTTCTCTTCAGCTTTTTCTTCTACCTGACCTTGTCCCTTGTCACTTGTCCCTTGTCCCTTCTTATCCTTTACCGCATTAAGCACATATACCACCTTGCATATAATAGCATTTAAAGCTCCAGCCAATCCTTGGATTGGCGCATTGAGCACATTTGCCAGTCTAGCTAGCAATACTTCTCTTGAAGGAAGCGCTGCGAGCTGTTTAATATCGTCACTGGAAACAGAATCACCATTTACTATGCCACCGCGGATTTGCAGGACCTTATGATCCTTTGCGAATTTTACAAGTACCTTTAATATATAGGCGGCGTCCCCTTTTCTATCTACTGCTATGCCTGCCTCACCCTTGACTAATTCCACTATCTTTTTGCTGGGTTCATTTGTAAGGGCGCGCTTTAGCATTGAATCCTTAACAACCAAATATTCGCCTGAAACACCCCTTAGCTCCCTACGCAATTCGTTCAAATTCTGGGCACTAAGCCCCTTGTAACTGGTAACTATCATAGTATCTGAGTCGTTAAGACGACTGGATATTTCCTCAACCATCATTTTTTTACATTCCATTGATAACTTAGCCATTACGATGTCCTCAACTTTACTATATCCAGCTTCACGCCAGGGCCCATTGTTGTTGAAAGCGCTATGCTTTTTATAAATTTACCTTTTATGCCGCTTGGCCTGGATTTATCTATCGCGGTTATGACCTTTAACACATTTTCCAGAATAGCCTTTTCCTCAAACGAGATCTTCCCTGCTATAACATTAATGTTACCCAGTTTGTTCAATTTAAACTCGACCTTACCTGCCTTTGCCTCTTCTACCGCTCTCTTAAAATCATTCGTAACAGTCCCTATCTTAGGGTTCGGCATAAGGCCTCGCGGTCCAAGCACCCTTCCCAGTTT is from Candidatus Gorgyraea atricola and encodes:
- the rplL gene encoding 50S ribosomal protein L7/L12, which encodes MADEKKIEEMLGTIETMSVLGLSNLVKSIEEKFGVTAQAPVVAAVAGAGAAGAAAEEEKTTFTVVLAAAGDKKIQVIKEIRTITSLGLKEAKDLVEGAPKTVKEGVGKEEAEEVKKKLEAQGAKVELK
- the rplJ gene encoding 50S ribosomal protein L10, which encodes MAKLSMECKKMMVEEISSRLNDSDTMIVTSYKGLSAQNLNELRRELRGVSGEYLVVKDSMLKRALTNEPSKKIVELVKGEAGIAVDRKGDAAYILKVLVKFAKDHKVLQIRGGIVNGDSVSSDDIKQLAALPSREVLLARLANVLNAPIQGLAGALNAIICKVVYVLNAVKDKKGQGTSDKGQGQVEEKAEEKKEEVQLENKEETQPEKKEESGPENKEASNG